In one window of Photorhabdus laumondii subsp. laumondii DNA:
- a CDS encoding DUF3304 domain-containing protein, with translation MKKQQLRLAVLCLLLVACSQFSAQAGIIEAINHTKWAINRFSVDGEPGIDIIGPYQGGGGGCCYRAPEKWRPGMTVKVDWETGEASTKGFPGFADEEKYLSWRNKLRANDRQHSKVVPVPDYTGQRTCGITVHFLPCDQVKITTSCNTYGSPNYPIKEPLEMKEPKVCPK, from the coding sequence ATGAAAAAACAACAATTGAGGCTGGCGGTTTTATGCCTGCTACTGGTCGCCTGTAGCCAGTTTTCGGCACAGGCGGGAATCATTGAAGCGATTAATCATACCAAATGGGCAATTAATCGGTTCAGTGTGGATGGTGAACCGGGTATCGATATTATCGGGCCATATCAGGGCGGTGGTGGTGGTTGCTGCTACCGGGCCCCGGAGAAGTGGCGACCGGGGATGACGGTTAAGGTGGATTGGGAGACAGGTGAAGCATCCACAAAAGGCTTTCCGGGTTTTGCTGATGAAGAGAAGTATTTATCTTGGCGTAATAAGTTGCGGGCTAATGATCGTCAGCATAGCAAGGTAGTGCCTGTACCCGATTATACCGGGCAGCGTACCTGCGGTATTACAGTGCACTTCTTACCCTGTGATCAGGTCAAAATTACCACTTCCTGTAACACCTACGGTAGCCCGAACTACCCAATTAAAGAACCCTTGGAAATGAAGGAACCAAAAGTATGTCCGAAGTAA
- a CDS encoding DUF3304 domain-containing protein: MKKQQLRLAVLFLLLVACSQFPAQAGIIIAINRTKWAINRFTVDDQPGIDSIGPYQGGGGGCCYRAPDKWRPGMTVKVDWETGVAFSDDFPGYENDEKYLAWRDKINAQKRQHSQVVPVPYYQNGGDTCGITVHFLPCDQIKVTTSCYAYGSPNYPIKEPLEMKEPKVCPK, translated from the coding sequence ATGAAAAAACAACAATTGAGGCTGGCGGTTTTATTCCTGCTGCTGGTCGCCTGTAGCCAATTTCCGGCACAGGCAGGCATCATTATCGCCATTAATCGTACTAAATGGGCGATTAACCGGTTCACTGTGGATGATCAACCGGGTATCGACAGTATCGGCCCGTATCAGGGCGGTGGTGGCGGTTGCTGCTATCGGGCTCCAGATAAGTGGCGACCGGGGATGACGGTTAAGGTGGATTGGGAGACCGGTGTCGCTTTTTCCGACGACTTTCCCGGTTATGAAAATGATGAGAAGTATTTGGCGTGGAGGGACAAGATTAACGCCCAGAAACGCCAGCATAGCCAAGTAGTGCCGGTTCCTTATTATCAGAATGGTGGTGATACCTGCGGTATTACGGTGCACTTCCTACCCTGTGATCAAATTAAAGTTACGACCTCGTGTTATGCCTACGGTAGCCCGAACTACCCGATTAAAGAACCCTTGGAAATGAAGGAACCAAAAGTATGTCCGAAGTAA
- a CDS encoding DUF4123 domain-containing protein: MNDHQIADWIASLASSVTETGISCIDMIVDQSGGKFPLIPALKSFSSEMDWCSLFQGLPEEIVTDKAPILIRIDLTQPVQRQWMNEIMMRLGGKPMLLILCSSWSFDRLSQYLIQCVDAAYAEKGGILRFYDPRIFPVLFSHVLDKEQQQQFFRPALFWSWLDRDGAPHVIWREGHAGPVDETFQKIDLTDEQLEHLLCVSDAHILMLKLSSQVEYSEFSREQLFNNCYALMIETSGEDILLDDDRESFVLKHLKARLSS, encoded by the coding sequence ATGAATGACCATCAAATAGCTGACTGGATTGCATCACTTGCATCGTCTGTAACGGAAACCGGCATAAGTTGTATCGATATGATTGTGGATCAATCAGGGGGTAAGTTCCCCCTAATTCCGGCATTAAAAAGTTTTTCATCTGAGATGGATTGGTGCTCGCTATTTCAGGGATTGCCGGAGGAGATTGTGACAGATAAAGCCCCGATCTTAATTCGGATTGATCTAACACAACCTGTTCAACGGCAATGGATGAATGAAATCATGATGCGCTTAGGCGGCAAGCCTATGTTGCTGATTTTATGTTCTTCATGGTCGTTTGATCGCTTGTCCCAATATTTGATTCAGTGCGTGGATGCAGCCTACGCCGAGAAAGGCGGGATCTTACGTTTTTATGATCCGCGTATTTTTCCTGTGTTGTTTTCCCATGTATTGGACAAGGAACAGCAACAACAATTTTTCAGGCCCGCGCTGTTCTGGAGTTGGCTTGATCGTGATGGGGCTCCACATGTTATCTGGCGTGAAGGCCATGCAGGGCCGGTTGATGAAACCTTTCAGAAAATTGATCTCACAGATGAGCAGCTAGAACATCTCTTGTGCGTTTCTGATGCTCACATACTGATGTTGAAACTGAGTAGTCAGGTTGAATATTCAGAATTTTCCCGCGAACAACTGTTCAACAATTGTTATGCCTTGATGATAGAGACATCTGGTGAAGACATTTTACTGGATGACGACAGAGAGTCGTTCGTACTTAAACACCTTAAAGCCAGATTATCGTCATAG
- a CDS encoding type VI secretion system Vgr family protein, whose translation MTNLTPMIIFDHSRYRLKVWRNKAPLDVLAFTGQEALSQPFRYAIEFTSAEKGIEPAQMLMQQASFTLTSPAINPGIRWMPIVPPEPLRSVYGVISGFKLLSTSRDESRYEVTLEPRLALLARSHQYAIYQKLSVPEIVEKILRERHGFRGQDFLFSLAYSYPRREQVMQYGEDDLRFIQRLLAEVGIWYKVTADDRLKIDVVEFYDDQRDYQFNVYLPARNPSGMHGEEDAVVWGMETAYQVVEGKIATRNYDYHDARPYPGLNTEADVTRGDRTTYGEAYHYRDDYRIPGDRYAYQPEAESGVFYARLHHERYLNQRIRLRGMTTSATLVPGQELKVKGDAPETFRKGAIITHITNSARRDSSFEMTFTAIPYSETVCFRPERVPKPVMAGTIPARVSSTKVNDTYGDIDKDGLYRVAFNFDREKWPQGGESLWVRLARPYAGENYGFHWPLLEGTEVAIAFEGGDPDRPYIAHALHDSVHPDHVNLYNYKRNVLRTPANNKLRMDDERGREHIKLSTEYGGKSQLNLGHLVDSQRPHPDKRGEGFELRTDDWGAIRAGKGLFISADKQARAGGEVLEMAPAISLVKGAVNQVLEWGTVTKTHLNHQPDTESLKTYLQHVDQLKMAAMLLSAPEGVGIVSPQTVMVQSGQALYAQSAGDVHIASANRIGMNSIQAISLLAQNEGMRLVSGKGPLAIESHGDSLGLTSLNDVTVNSTQGHVQITAKNGLTLACGGAYIRLSPAGEIEIHGPGLLSLKGQHKMASPAKQDFPLPDLPESVCKTCLEKAQELSQGFVLRS comes from the coding sequence ATGACGAACCTAACACCGATGATCATCTTTGATCACAGCCGTTACAGACTAAAAGTGTGGCGTAATAAAGCACCGCTGGATGTGCTGGCCTTTACCGGACAGGAAGCCTTAAGCCAGCCGTTTCGCTATGCCATTGAATTCACCAGTGCGGAGAAAGGGATTGAACCGGCACAGATGCTGATGCAGCAAGCCTCATTTACCCTGACCTCGCCTGCGATCAATCCGGGGATACGGTGGATGCCGATTGTGCCGCCGGAGCCGCTGCGTTCGGTTTACGGGGTGATCAGCGGCTTTAAACTGCTCTCCACTTCGCGGGACGAAAGCCGTTACGAAGTGACGCTGGAGCCCCGGCTGGCGCTGCTGGCGAGAAGCCATCAATACGCTATTTACCAAAAACTGTCCGTGCCGGAGATTGTGGAGAAAATCCTGCGGGAGCGACATGGTTTTCGCGGGCAGGACTTCCTGTTCAGTCTGGCGTACAGCTACCCGAGGCGGGAACAGGTGATGCAGTATGGCGAAGATGACCTGCGCTTTATCCAACGCCTGCTGGCGGAAGTGGGTATCTGGTACAAAGTGACGGCGGATGACCGGTTAAAGATCGATGTGGTGGAGTTTTACGACGACCAGCGTGACTACCAGTTCAATGTCTACCTGCCTGCCCGCAATCCGTCAGGTATGCACGGCGAGGAGGACGCGGTGGTGTGGGGCATGGAGACCGCGTATCAGGTGGTGGAGGGAAAAATTGCGACTCGGAATTATGACTACCACGATGCCCGGCCGTATCCCGGCTTGAACACCGAGGCGGATGTGACACGGGGCGATCGAACGACTTATGGCGAAGCGTACCATTACCGTGACGACTACCGAATACCCGGTGATCGTTACGCCTATCAACCGGAGGCGGAAAGTGGGGTGTTTTATGCCCGTTTGCATCACGAACGTTACCTGAATCAACGCATTCGCCTGCGGGGAATGACCACTTCCGCTACGCTGGTGCCGGGGCAGGAATTGAAAGTGAAAGGTGACGCCCCGGAAACGTTTCGCAAAGGGGCGATCATCACCCACATCACCAACAGTGCCCGCCGGGACAGCAGTTTTGAGATGACATTCACTGCCATTCCCTATTCCGAGACCGTGTGCTTTCGCCCGGAGCGGGTGCCGAAACCGGTGATGGCCGGCACGATACCCGCGCGGGTGAGCAGTACCAAAGTGAATGATACCTACGGCGATATCGACAAAGACGGCTTATATCGGGTGGCGTTTAATTTTGACCGGGAGAAATGGCCGCAAGGCGGCGAAAGCTTGTGGGTGCGTCTGGCGCGCCCGTATGCGGGAGAGAACTATGGCTTTCACTGGCCGTTGCTGGAAGGCACTGAAGTGGCGATCGCCTTTGAAGGGGGCGACCCGGACCGGCCCTATATTGCCCATGCTCTGCACGACTCAGTGCACCCGGATCACGTCAATCTCTACAACTACAAACGCAACGTTCTGCGCACCCCGGCGAATAACAAACTGCGGATGGATGACGAGCGCGGTCGGGAACATATCAAACTGAGTACCGAATACGGCGGTAAAAGCCAGTTGAACCTCGGTCATCTCGTTGATAGCCAGCGCCCACACCCGGATAAACGGGGTGAAGGCTTTGAGCTGCGAACCGACGACTGGGGCGCGATCCGGGCCGGTAAGGGGTTGTTTATCAGTGCGGATAAACAGGCCCGGGCGGGCGGTGAAGTGCTGGAGATGGCCCCGGCAATCAGTCTGGTAAAAGGTGCGGTGAATCAGGTGCTGGAGTGGGGAACAGTGACCAAAACTCACCTGAATCATCAGCCGGATACTGAAAGCCTGAAAACCTACTTACAGCATGTGGATCAACTGAAAATGGCGGCCATGCTGCTCAGTGCGCCGGAAGGGGTGGGGATTGTCAGCCCGCAGACTGTGATGGTGCAAAGTGGTCAGGCGCTCTATGCCCAAAGTGCGGGGGATGTGCATATTGCCAGTGCAAACCGGATTGGGATGAATTCGATACAGGCTATCTCCCTGTTAGCACAAAACGAAGGGATGCGTCTGGTGTCAGGGAAAGGGCCGCTCGCCATTGAATCACATGGCGATAGTTTAGGTCTCACCTCATTAAACGATGTCACCGTCAATTCAACACAGGGTCACGTCCAGATTACGGCGAAAAATGGCCTGACATTGGCGTGTGGAGGCGCGTACATCCGTCTTTCTCCGGCAGGAGAAATTGAAATTCACGGGCCGGGCCTGTTAAGCCTGAAAGGGCAGCACAAAATGGCGTCACCGGCGAAACAGGACTTTCCTTTGCCTGACCTGCCTGAATCGGTGTGTAAAACGTGTTTGGAAAAAGCGCAGGAATTGTCGCAGGGGTTTGTTTTGAGGAGTTAA
- a CDS encoding ImcF-related family protein → MKVNRHHQYGYFGYIFITLSLVGIFLMLIYLNKTLLEERGLLKSALYAYATVFPLLLIGLFSNAVWWHIRQNKAQKKLRPETERTADRSSQSALVLSDLGDRMRLRYGRFWWYKVRILLVVGEVEQVEAIAPGLTTTHWLEGYRTLLLWGGSLQAEPNTAQLMALRRLRRYRPLNAIVWALTENQSAQPVWMDKALRMLQKQAHQLRWQAPVYLWQVCHSTWSQEGRITQTVGCFFPERCTPDIVATQLQTLVDPLRERGMQQLLEKTAHDFLCRLSANLKQQGIAHWQQVLTPWLAEYGDVVSLRGLMFSLPLKAQTTRLPQIWLPDTAWQGVLEGSRCFHGRRVGMLHTQTVCRGLIVLGLLWGAGMVLSFFTNRDQLAVVQAAVTDLKVQPENSDAQLMALKDLRNEVDRLQDRAEHGVPWYERFGLSQNQKLLTAVLPDYAQVNNRLIRDKAAAVLHAKLSALVNLPPGSPLRAKWAQAGHDQLKAYLMMAQPEKVDAVFLTRILDENEPERAGIAPAVWLDMAWDLWSFYAENLAAHPEWRITPDKALIKQVRQLLLLQLGKHNAEAALYQQMLQSVEKNYSDLTLRQMTGDTDAARLFTTSHVIPGMFTRQAWEGGIQKAIAEAVASRKEAIDWVLSDNRQAVSASVSPEELKARLTARYFTDFAGVWQDFLNSLRWNKTRNLSDVIDQLTLMADGRQSPLIALMNTLAYQGETGQQGPSLSDSLVKSAKTLLNKKTPRMINQQTAGLHGPMDETFGPLLALMGENQAEGRIKADSTLNLQTFLTRVTDVRLKLQQMNNSDDPPAMANALAKTVFEGKSTDLTDTQGYGRLIAASLGGQWRSFGQTLFVEPLAQAWQGVLKPATANLNSQWQTAIVDNWDRAFAGRYPFAGGDSEISLPMLGQFIRSDSGRIEQFLTRQLGGILHKAGNQWVVDEVNGQGVQINPDFLKAINQLSQLSDLLFADGSQGLRFELRARAVRDVVETDLTIDGQKLRYFNQMESWQSFRWPGETYKPGVMLTWTSVNAGARLFGDYQGNWGLIRWLAQAKAERLDESRYRLIFTAPDGLPLTWILRTELGEGPLALLKLRGFKLPKNIFVVTPGNHTTISAVNDDDLITE, encoded by the coding sequence ATGAAAGTTAATCGTCACCACCAATATGGCTATTTTGGATATATTTTTATTACCCTTAGCCTTGTCGGGATATTTCTCATGTTGATCTACTTGAATAAAACATTACTTGAGGAACGGGGGCTGCTTAAATCCGCATTGTATGCCTACGCCACAGTTTTTCCGCTCTTATTAATAGGCTTATTTAGCAATGCTGTCTGGTGGCATATTCGGCAGAATAAAGCGCAGAAAAAACTCAGACCTGAAACCGAGCGGACAGCGGATCGCTCCAGTCAGTCTGCTTTGGTACTGAGTGACTTGGGCGATCGCATGCGCCTCCGTTACGGGCGGTTCTGGTGGTATAAAGTCCGCATTTTACTGGTGGTGGGCGAAGTGGAGCAGGTGGAAGCCATCGCGCCGGGGCTGACCACGACGCACTGGCTGGAGGGTTATCGCACGCTATTGCTCTGGGGCGGCAGTTTGCAAGCGGAACCGAATACCGCTCAATTGATGGCCCTGCGTCGCTTGCGCCGTTACCGCCCGCTCAATGCCATTGTCTGGGCGCTGACCGAAAACCAAAGTGCGCAGCCGGTATGGATGGATAAGGCCCTGAGGATGTTGCAAAAACAGGCCCACCAGTTGCGCTGGCAGGCTCCGGTCTACCTGTGGCAGGTGTGTCACAGTACCTGGTCTCAGGAAGGTCGTATCACTCAGACCGTCGGCTGCTTTTTTCCTGAACGCTGTACCCCGGATATCGTGGCGACACAGTTACAAACGTTGGTTGACCCGTTGCGCGAGCGCGGGATGCAGCAACTGTTGGAGAAGACGGCCCACGATTTTCTCTGTCGTCTGTCCGCGAACTTGAAACAACAGGGGATTGCGCACTGGCAACAGGTCCTGACGCCGTGGTTAGCGGAGTATGGTGATGTGGTGTCGCTGCGGGGTTTGATGTTCAGTTTGCCGCTTAAAGCGCAGACGACTCGCCTCCCGCAGATCTGGCTGCCCGACACGGCATGGCAGGGGGTGTTGGAGGGCAGTCGTTGTTTCCACGGTCGGCGGGTGGGCATGCTCCACACACAGACCGTTTGTCGTGGCCTGATAGTGCTGGGCTTGTTATGGGGTGCCGGAATGGTGCTCTCCTTTTTCACCAACCGTGACCAGCTAGCCGTGGTGCAGGCGGCGGTAACTGACCTGAAAGTCCAGCCGGAGAATTCTGATGCCCAGTTGATGGCCTTGAAGGATCTGCGTAACGAGGTGGACCGGCTGCAAGACCGGGCTGAACACGGCGTGCCGTGGTATGAGCGCTTTGGTTTGAGTCAGAATCAGAAACTGTTGACGGCGGTGCTGCCCGATTATGCGCAGGTTAATAACCGCCTGATACGGGACAAAGCCGCTGCGGTGTTGCATGCGAAACTGAGTGCGCTGGTGAATTTACCGCCGGGCAGCCCTTTGCGGGCTAAGTGGGCGCAAGCCGGTCATGACCAGTTGAAAGCCTACCTGATGATGGCGCAGCCGGAAAAAGTGGATGCTGTGTTTTTAACCCGGATACTGGATGAAAATGAACCCGAGCGGGCCGGTATTGCCCCCGCTGTCTGGCTGGATATGGCGTGGGATTTGTGGAGTTTTTATGCGGAGAATCTGGCCGCGCATCCCGAATGGCGGATAACCCCGGATAAGGCGTTGATTAAACAGGTGCGTCAGTTGTTGCTGCTCCAGCTAGGTAAGCACAATGCCGAAGCGGCGCTTTACCAGCAGATGCTGCAATCAGTGGAGAAAAATTATTCGGACCTGACGTTAAGGCAGATGACCGGCGACACCGATGCGGCGCGGCTGTTTACCACCTCTCACGTGATACCGGGGATGTTTACCCGTCAGGCGTGGGAAGGCGGGATACAAAAGGCGATAGCGGAGGCGGTGGCGTCACGTAAAGAGGCAATTGACTGGGTGCTGAGTGATAACCGTCAGGCAGTCTCGGCTTCGGTATCGCCCGAAGAGCTGAAAGCCCGTTTGACCGCCCGTTACTTTACCGATTTTGCCGGGGTGTGGCAGGATTTTCTCAACAGCCTGCGCTGGAACAAAACCCGTAACCTGTCGGATGTCATCGATCAGTTAACCCTGATGGCGGATGGACGGCAGTCTCCGCTGATTGCGTTGATGAACACACTGGCCTATCAGGGCGAGACCGGGCAACAGGGGCCGAGTTTATCGGACTCGTTGGTGAAATCCGCTAAAACGTTATTGAATAAAAAAACGCCGCGAATGATTAATCAACAGACGGCTGGCTTGCACGGGCCGATGGATGAAACCTTTGGGCCGTTGCTGGCGCTGATGGGAGAAAATCAGGCAGAAGGAAGAATCAAGGCGGACAGTACCCTGAATTTACAAACCTTCCTGACGCGGGTAACCGATGTGCGTCTGAAACTGCAACAGATGAACAACAGCGACGACCCACCGGCAATGGCGAATGCGCTGGCTAAAACGGTATTTGAAGGGAAAAGCACTGATTTGACCGATACTCAGGGTTATGGGCGCTTGATAGCCGCCAGTCTGGGCGGCCAATGGCGGAGTTTTGGTCAGACGCTGTTTGTCGAGCCATTAGCGCAGGCGTGGCAGGGAGTATTGAAACCGGCGACGGCGAATCTGAATAGCCAGTGGCAGACGGCGATAGTGGACAACTGGGATCGGGCATTTGCGGGCCGTTATCCGTTTGCCGGTGGCGACAGTGAAATTTCATTGCCGATGTTGGGGCAATTTATCCGGTCAGATTCAGGGCGGATAGAGCAGTTTTTGACGCGTCAGTTAGGCGGGATACTGCATAAAGCGGGTAACCAGTGGGTAGTGGATGAGGTGAATGGTCAGGGCGTACAGATTAACCCGGATTTTCTAAAGGCGATAAATCAGCTCAGTCAGTTATCGGACCTGTTGTTTGCGGATGGCAGTCAGGGATTGCGGTTTGAACTGCGGGCCAGAGCGGTGCGGGATGTGGTGGAAACTGACCTGACGATAGATGGGCAGAAACTGCGTTATTTTAACCAGATGGAAAGTTGGCAGAGCTTTCGCTGGCCGGGAGAGACCTATAAACCGGGTGTGATGCTGACGTGGACCAGTGTCAATGCCGGGGCGAGATTGTTTGGTGATTATCAGGGGAACTGGGGGCTGATCCGCTGGCTGGCACAGGCGAAAGCGGAGAGGCTGGATGAAAGCCGTTACCGACTAATATTTACCGCGCCGGATGGATTACCGTTAACCTGGATTTTGCGCACAGAATTGGGCGAAGGGCCGCTGGCGTTATTAAAACTGCGCGGATTTAAATTGCCGAAAAATATCTTTGTAGTGACGCCGGGTAATCACACGACAATATCAGCGGTAAATGACGATGATCTGATAACGGAATAG
- a CDS encoding T6SS immunity protein Tli4 family protein: MTTEMLSNMQTRCVGRYLIDLPAGFDNVADRGIFIGDAQIETERLYPPAFEQRIQLREQKLKEAKTIDPKDMPFLRKVYRLQDNLKGVIFEKNEDIDIPSYARVLEAHLYNNGVAFTITMKFMDLSDEKYARDRAGFIKDGFSEDKLKATDRTMMKMRNLLSRISGRKDTEIPTEAGTCIPDGFITGSRDEKENMTFIYERNESDHFTFSIEILNDLQEKDHMLDRIVSMEGVLLAMHTKLIRKGKREIHGTYTEEILAKVPTKVIDQPEIEIPGYAFNLIANETAGDYKNPFVNIELVNDRSSATPYSENELITFWDAVTSTFRKRPGAFKRQ, encoded by the coding sequence ATGACAACTGAAATGTTATCAAATATGCAGACCCGCTGTGTGGGCCGTTATTTGATAGATCTTCCTGCTGGATTTGACAATGTTGCCGATCGAGGGATATTTATTGGTGATGCGCAAATAGAAACCGAGCGTTTATATCCACCTGCATTTGAACAGCGGATACAGTTAAGAGAACAGAAGTTAAAGGAAGCTAAAACTATTGATCCTAAAGATATGCCCTTTTTGAGAAAAGTTTATCGCCTTCAAGATAATTTGAAAGGTGTGATTTTCGAAAAAAACGAAGATATTGACATTCCGAGCTATGCGAGGGTATTAGAAGCTCACTTATATAACAATGGGGTTGCTTTTACTATAACAATGAAATTTATGGATTTGTCTGATGAAAAATATGCTCGTGATAGAGCCGGTTTTATCAAAGATGGTTTTTCTGAAGATAAATTAAAGGCTACAGATAGAACGATGATGAAAATGAGGAACTTATTATCCAGAATCAGCGGCCGAAAAGATACAGAAATACCTACAGAGGCAGGTACTTGTATTCCTGATGGTTTTATTACTGGCAGTCGTGATGAGAAAGAAAATATGACCTTTATCTATGAGCGAAATGAAAGTGATCATTTTACTTTTAGTATTGAGATATTGAATGATCTTCAAGAGAAAGACCATATGTTAGATCGTATTGTCAGTATGGAAGGTGTATTACTGGCTATGCATACTAAGCTAATAAGGAAAGGAAAACGGGAAATTCATGGCACTTATACGGAGGAAATTTTAGCAAAAGTGCCGACAAAAGTCATCGATCAACCGGAAATTGAAATCCCGGGATATGCATTTAATTTGATTGCAAATGAAACAGCCGGTGATTATAAGAATCCTTTTGTTAATATCGAATTAGTGAATGATCGGTCATCCGCAACGCCGTACAGTGAAAATGAACTGATAACGTTTTGGGATGCGGTAACGAGTACTTTTCGTAAAAGGCCCGGCGCTTTTAAACGGCAATAA
- a CDS encoding T6SS immunity protein Tli4 family protein — protein sequence MNRKRVLIIIAIVSLLVVVFYGLWQQLQPYPPHTMLNQKEKLAVDKLLTNLQTRCIGRYLVDLPADYNNTVNMARVNDSWVETQRLYLPAFEQRIQLREEALRQTKTVNPVNMPYLKNIYRLPEGMQGIIFERVQDQSVSDAARVLEAHLYNNGVAIKVEMKVSNASAARYDKGRQTFPDIYDNDVPEKLVELKNLLSRIQGRKETEIPTTAGSCIPNAFIIDNHRDKEDIGSLYKTNPDNYLNVRIQTDNFIREKDSMLERLGVIKASLYRGSIFRKGVRKINKLDTEELLLVGQQPNSDDPRYQFTLLTNEKTGGKETPVFDLTVVNDEETPTAYTQNEIVAFWDAISQTVRVRPGAFKRQ from the coding sequence ATGAATAGAAAAAGAGTATTAATCATTATTGCAATTGTCAGCTTGTTGGTGGTGGTGTTTTACGGGTTATGGCAACAGTTACAGCCTTATCCCCCTCATACTATGTTAAATCAGAAGGAAAAATTAGCCGTGGATAAATTATTAACAAACTTACAAACCCGTTGTATTGGCCGATATTTGGTTGATTTGCCAGCGGACTACAATAACACTGTAAATATGGCTAGGGTAAATGATAGTTGGGTAGAGACTCAACGGCTCTATTTACCTGCTTTTGAACAGCGTATTCAGTTACGGGAAGAAGCATTACGGCAAACAAAAACAGTGAATCCGGTTAATATGCCCTATTTGAAAAATATCTACCGCTTACCTGAGGGAATGCAAGGGATTATTTTTGAACGTGTGCAAGATCAGAGTGTATCGGATGCAGCCCGAGTATTGGAAGCTCATTTGTACAATAATGGTGTGGCGATTAAAGTAGAAATGAAAGTTTCAAATGCTTCTGCTGCACGTTATGACAAAGGGAGGCAAACTTTTCCTGATATTTATGATAATGATGTGCCAGAGAAATTGGTTGAGCTGAAAAATTTATTATCCCGTATACAAGGACGTAAGGAGACGGAAATACCCACTACCGCTGGGAGTTGTATTCCCAATGCGTTTATTATCGATAATCACAGGGATAAGGAAGATATTGGTTCATTATATAAAACGAACCCGGATAATTATTTGAATGTGAGGATACAGACGGATAACTTTATCCGGGAAAAAGACAGCATGCTGGAACGCCTCGGTGTAATTAAAGCGAGTCTGTATCGAGGCAGCATTTTCCGTAAAGGAGTGAGGAAAATTAATAAGTTGGATACCGAAGAGTTGCTGTTGGTGGGGCAGCAGCCGAATAGTGATGATCCTCGTTATCAGTTTACATTACTGACAAATGAAAAAACTGGCGGAAAGGAAACACCGGTGTTTGATTTAACGGTGGTTAATGATGAAGAAACACCAACAGCCTATACTCAGAATGAAATCGTGGCATTTTGGGATGCGATTAGTCAGACCGTCAGGGTTAGACCCGGTGCTTTTAAACGGCAATAA